In Candidatus Sodalis pierantonius str. SOPE, one DNA window encodes the following:
- a CDS encoding arginase family protein: MATDLSVLDAAIIGLPSDAGAPFRPGARFAPNAVRAMSIMLRPINPYRDNINVFDVLRVADAGDALVVLGYEEETLARMEQAVSTLAELRAVAKRYGPVALVQFDSHSDTWDKYFADKRYSAGTPFSRGVEENIIDSAHSIQIGLRGSLFQTTNITQSLDLGFEVVTTDAMFEMGIAALAERIAGRPTFITFDMDFVDPAAAPAVETPEAGGPTARESLLLLRRLSGINLVGCDVTEITPTYDGPGQITSLLGATVMEELLALLASEKR, from the coding sequence ATGGCAACCGATCTGAGCGTGCTGGACGCGGCGATAATCGGCCTGCCCTCCGACGCCGGCGCGCCTTTTCGACCCGGCGCGCGGTTTGCCCCCAACGCCGTGCGCGCAATGTCCATTATGCTGCGGCCGATAAATCCCTATCGCGACAACATTAATGTGTTTGATGTGCTGCGGGTGGCGGACGCCGGGGATGCCCTGGTGGTGCTGGGCTACGAAGAAGAGACCCTGGCGCGTATGGAGCAGGCGGTGTCGACGCTGGCGGAACTGCGCGCTGTCGCCAAACGCTACGGGCCGGTAGCGCTGGTGCAGTTCGACTCCCACAGCGACACCTGGGATAAGTACTTCGCCGACAAGCGCTACAGCGCCGGCACGCCGTTCAGCCGCGGGGTGGAGGAAAATATCATCGATTCTGCGCACTCGATTCAGATCGGCTTGCGGGGATCGCTGTTCCAAACAACGAATATCACGCAGTCGCTGGATTTGGGCTTCGAGGTGGTGACCACCGACGCCATGTTCGAGATGGGCATCGCGGCGCTGGCCGAACGCATCGCCGGCCGGCCCACCTTTATTACCTTCGATATGGATTTTGTCGATCCCGCCGCCGCGCCGGCGGTGGAGACCCCCGAAGCGGGGGGACCCACGGCGCGCGAATCATTACTGCTGCTGCGCCGCTTGTCCGGTATCAATCTCGTGGGATGCGACGTCACCGAAATCACCCCGACCTACGACGGTCCTGGCCAAATCACCTCGCTGCTGGGCGCGACGGTAATGGAGGAATTGCTAGCGCTGCTGGCCAGCGAAAAACGGTAA
- a CDS encoding amino acid ABC transporter permease, producing the protein MNQLWSDIDTYGLGFLQAGWTVLLITVATIVLSWIVGFLAVSAKMSSVRFFSVIGRFYIWFIRGTPALIQVFVVYFGFPQIGIHLSPFVADVVALGLNSGAYVAEIMRAGLQAIPRSQMESAYALGMSKGEVMRRIFCRRCSASSYRR; encoded by the coding sequence ATGAATCAGCTTTGGAGCGATATCGATACCTACGGTCTGGGTTTCCTGCAGGCCGGTTGGACCGTGCTGCTGATAACCGTCGCCACGATCGTTTTAAGCTGGATCGTCGGTTTCCTGGCCGTGTCGGCGAAAATGTCGTCGGTGAGGTTTTTTAGCGTCATCGGACGGTTTTATATCTGGTTTATCCGCGGAACCCCGGCGCTTATCCAGGTCTTTGTGGTGTATTTTGGTTTCCCGCAAATAGGGATCCATTTGTCGCCGTTCGTCGCCGACGTCGTGGCGCTGGGGCTCAACAGCGGTGCCTACGTGGCGGAAATCATGCGCGCCGGGCTGCAAGCTATCCCGCGCAGTCAGATGGAGTCCGCCTATGCGCTCGGTATGAGCAAAGGGGAAGTGATGCGGCGGATATTTTGCCGCAGGTGTTCCGCATCGTCTTACCGCCGCTGA